A window from Azoarcus sp. DD4 encodes these proteins:
- a CDS encoding DUF2189 domain-containing protein yields the protein MNKSYPTLDHHFHLPHIREVGASRPFQWLRMGWSDMRDNLAASLSYGVFFAVIGYLILSYAADMPYLFTAAISGFFLVGPIAAAGLYEISRRHDMGEKATFRESLMGLTRHSDSLMYFGLFLAISLIGWERISAILFALFYQGNVPDLSNFFRDVFLSGDYTHFVVAYVVIGGALATAVYALSAISIPMLMDRDADAITAAMTSAKAVGVNLPAMALWAGLIVVLVAIGFATMMIGMVVLLPLLGHATWHAYKDLIE from the coding sequence ATGAACAAGTCCTACCCGACACTGGACCACCACTTTCACCTGCCCCACATCCGCGAAGTCGGCGCATCTCGACCATTCCAGTGGTTGCGCATGGGTTGGAGCGACATGCGCGACAACCTCGCGGCAAGCCTGAGCTACGGGGTGTTCTTCGCGGTGATCGGCTATCTGATCCTGTCCTATGCGGCCGACATGCCCTACCTCTTCACCGCGGCGATTTCCGGCTTCTTCCTGGTCGGACCGATTGCGGCCGCCGGCCTGTACGAGATATCGCGCCGGCACGACATGGGCGAAAAGGCGACCTTCCGTGAATCGCTGATGGGCCTCACCCGCCACAGCGACTCACTGATGTACTTCGGTCTCTTCCTGGCGATCTCGCTGATCGGCTGGGAACGGATCTCGGCCATCCTGTTCGCGCTGTTCTACCAGGGCAACGTCCCCGATCTGTCCAACTTCTTCCGGGACGTCTTCCTGTCGGGCGATTACACCCACTTCGTGGTTGCCTACGTGGTCATCGGCGGCGCCCTTGCCACGGCGGTGTACGCGCTGTCGGCGATCTCGATCCCGATGCTGATGGACCGCGACGCCGACGCGATCACCGCCGCGATGACCAGCGCCAAGGCGGTCGGCGTCAACCTGCCGGCAATGGCCCTGTGGGCCGGCCTGATCGTGGTACTGGTCGCGATCGGCTTCGCCACCATGATGATAGGCATGGTGGTCCTGCTGCCGCTGCTCGGCCATGCCACCTGGCATGCCTACAAGGATCTGATCGAGTAA
- a CDS encoding M3 family metallopeptidase: MNTATNPLLDFSGLPRFDTVRPEHVAPAVRSLLDEYRALIDRLTADPAAPTWDGFVAPMTETGERLGRAWGVVGHLHSVMDVPEWREAYNAMLPEVSRFYAEVGQNLALFHKYKALRDSAEYATLSPARRRILDNEVRDFRLSGAELPDEVKPRFQAIQEELSQLGAKFSENLLDSTNAHAEWIADEADLAGLPEDSRAAARAAADKEGKPGWKFTLHMPSYLPVLQYADNRGLRERMYRAYATRASEQGKPEWDNGPLIGKILALREEESRLLGYNNFAEVSLVPKMADTPAQVLGFLRELAAKAKPFAERDLEELKAFAAKELGLAELQPWDVGYASEKLRQARYDYSDQEVKQYFPEPKVLDGLFGVVRRLYGVDILPDEAPRWDPDVRFFRIEKEGDVVGHFYLDLHARETKRGGAWMDSARSRHVTVSGTETPVAYLVCNFPGPVNGKPATFSHDDVLTLFHETGHGLHHLLTRVDELAVSGIHGVEWDAVELPSQFMENFCWEWDVLQGMTAHAETGEALPRALYDKMIAAKNFQSGMQMVRQLEFSMFDLRLHGEVEAQGQPVSMERVLDLLGEVRREVAVLIPPAWHRFPNSFSHIFAGGYAAGYYSYKWAEVLSADAFEAFEEAGAGKGSLLDPETGARFWREILAVGGSRPALESFKAFRGREPRVDALLRHNGMVSA; this comes from the coding sequence ATGAACACCGCCACCAACCCCTTGCTGGACTTCTCCGGCCTGCCCCGTTTCGACACCGTCCGCCCCGAGCACGTCGCCCCTGCGGTGCGCAGCCTGCTCGATGAATACCGCGCCCTGATCGACCGTCTCACCGCCGACCCCGCGGCGCCCACCTGGGACGGCTTCGTCGCGCCGATGACCGAAACCGGCGAACGCCTGGGCCGCGCCTGGGGCGTGGTCGGCCACCTGCACAGCGTGATGGACGTGCCCGAGTGGCGCGAGGCCTACAACGCGATGCTGCCGGAAGTCTCGCGCTTCTACGCAGAGGTCGGCCAGAACCTCGCCCTCTTCCACAAGTACAAGGCCCTGCGCGACAGCGCCGAGTACGCCACTCTGTCGCCGGCGCGCCGCCGCATCCTCGACAACGAGGTGCGCGACTTCCGCCTGTCCGGCGCGGAACTGCCGGACGAAGTGAAGCCGCGCTTCCAGGCCATCCAGGAAGAACTATCGCAACTCGGCGCCAAGTTCTCCGAAAACCTGCTCGATTCCACCAACGCCCACGCCGAGTGGATCGCCGACGAAGCCGATCTCGCCGGCCTGCCGGAAGATTCCCGCGCCGCCGCACGCGCCGCCGCCGACAAGGAAGGCAAGCCGGGCTGGAAATTCACCCTGCACATGCCCTCCTACCTGCCGGTGCTGCAGTACGCCGACAACCGCGGGCTGCGCGAACGCATGTACCGCGCCTACGCCACCCGTGCCTCCGAGCAGGGCAAGCCAGAGTGGGACAACGGCCCGCTGATCGGCAAGATCCTGGCGCTGCGCGAGGAAGAATCGCGCCTGCTCGGCTACAACAACTTCGCCGAAGTCTCGCTGGTGCCCAAGATGGCCGATACCCCGGCCCAGGTGCTCGGCTTCCTGCGCGAACTCGCCGCCAAGGCCAAGCCCTTCGCCGAGCGCGACCTGGAAGAACTCAAGGCCTTCGCCGCCAAGGAGCTGGGGCTGGCCGAGCTGCAACCCTGGGATGTCGGCTACGCCTCCGAGAAGCTGCGCCAGGCGCGCTACGACTACTCCGACCAGGAGGTGAAGCAGTACTTCCCCGAACCCAAAGTGCTCGACGGCCTGTTCGGCGTGGTGCGCCGGCTCTACGGCGTGGACATCCTGCCCGACGAGGCCCCGCGCTGGGACCCGGACGTGCGCTTCTTCCGCATCGAGAAGGAAGGCGACGTCGTCGGCCACTTCTACCTCGACCTGCACGCGCGCGAGACCAAGCGCGGCGGCGCCTGGATGGATTCCGCGCGCAGCCGCCACGTCACCGTCAGCGGCACCGAAACGCCGGTCGCCTACCTGGTGTGCAACTTCCCCGGCCCGGTGAACGGCAAACCCGCCACCTTCAGCCACGACGACGTCCTCACCCTGTTCCACGAAACCGGCCACGGACTGCACCACCTGCTCACCCGGGTAGACGAACTCGCGGTGTCGGGCATCCACGGCGTCGAATGGGATGCGGTCGAACTACCCAGCCAGTTCATGGAGAACTTCTGCTGGGAATGGGACGTGCTGCAGGGCATGACCGCGCACGCCGAAACCGGCGAGGCGCTGCCGCGCGCGCTCTACGACAAGATGATCGCTGCCAAGAACTTCCAGAGTGGCATGCAGATGGTGCGCCAGCTGGAATTTTCGATGTTCGACCTGCGCCTGCACGGCGAGGTCGAGGCCCAGGGCCAGCCGGTAAGCATGGAGCGCGTACTCGACCTGCTCGGCGAAGTCCGTCGCGAGGTGGCGGTGCTGATCCCGCCGGCCTGGCACCGCTTCCCCAACAGCTTCTCGCACATCTTCGCCGGCGGCTACGCGGCGGGCTACTACAGCTACAAGTGGGCGGAAGTGCTGTCGGCCGACGCCTTCGAAGCCTTCGAGGAAGCCGGCGCCGGCAAGGGCAGCCTGCTCGATCCGGAAACCGGCGCGCGCTTCTGGCGCGAGATCCTCGCCGTCGGCGGCAGCCGCCCGGCGCTCGAATCCTTCAAGGCCTTCCGTGGCCGCGAGCCGCGGGTCGACGCGCTGCTGCGCCACAACGGCATGGTGAGCGCATGA
- a CDS encoding glutaredoxin family protein, producing MKTAALPVLLAAVLAAAGAQAQTTYRWVDEHGRVQYSDQPPPPGVRRVEEKRFRSDPADTVDSYAVRQAAAAFPVVLYSSANCGDACGLARDLLNRRGVPFTEMPIATEADLAVYRERLGTPDEVPALTVGTLPLKGFQAAAWNRALDNAGYPSTAQPKR from the coding sequence ATGAAGACCGCCGCGCTGCCGGTGCTGCTCGCTGCCGTCCTGGCGGCAGCGGGCGCGCAGGCGCAGACGACCTACCGCTGGGTGGACGAGCACGGCCGGGTGCAGTATTCGGACCAGCCGCCGCCGCCCGGCGTCAGGCGGGTGGAAGAGAAGCGCTTTCGCAGCGATCCGGCCGACACCGTCGATTCCTACGCGGTGCGGCAGGCCGCAGCCGCCTTCCCTGTCGTGCTCTACAGCTCGGCCAATTGCGGCGACGCCTGCGGCCTGGCGCGCGACCTGCTGAACCGCCGCGGCGTGCCCTTCACCGAGATGCCGATCGCCACCGAGGCGGATCTGGCGGTCTACCGCGAGCGCCTCGGCACGCCCGACGAAGTACCGGCGCTCACCGTCGGCACGCTGCCGCTCAAGGGCTTCCAGGCCGCCGCCTGGAACCGGGCGCTGGACAACGCCGGCTATCCGTCCACGGCCCAGCCCAAGCGCTGA
- the amt gene encoding ammonium transporter, which translates to MHASDIDILWVVFCSGLVFLMQAGFLCLESGLTRSKNAVNVALKNLVDFAVAVALYWLFGFGLMFGASAAGLIGGDRFMVAVGHGAAASLAAFFFFQAMFCSTAATIVSGAVAERMRFSAYLAVAAIIGGVIYPVFGHWAWGGALGGERGWLAELGFVDFAGSTVVHSVGGWVSLAAVLLIGPRRGRFDGGGVQAISGGNLPLSMLGVMLLLFGWFGFNGGSTLALDARVPGILVNTVLGAVAGVLMALGVSWWMRGYADVVQTLNGAIAGLVAVTAGAHVLDAGSALLVGGVGALAMIVCHECLLQRRIDDAVGAIPAHLAAGVWGTLAVALFGDLAALGTGLGRGDQLFVQALGIVVCGAWAFGAAWLLLKGLNRLMPLRVSPEHEHVGLNVSEHGARTELLDLLQAMEVQERTGQLAVRVPVEPFTEVGQIAASYNRVMDALERAVAQTRAVIRDVRDGIITFNRDGLLRSLNPGAEKLFGMPAVQAIGMPVVRLFGDGHLMPEHQLRRLMVPGDKTELRLHRRGLPPRVLEVSVSESALEGELLFTGLVRDVTDRRSMEDQLQRERDLAQVTLASIGDGVITTDEAGLIQYLNPTAEQLTGWTTAEARGRNIATVYRLQDEASGAALENPVKSVLAHGRDTRSTEHALLRRRDGELIPVQDTAAPIRSRLGYLMGVVLVFHDVTVTLNLTRELTRQASQDALTGIPNRREFERRLADLINRPPARGATHVLCYLDLDQFKVVNDTCGHVAGDELLRQVTALLRGRMRAADLLARLGGDEFGVIFFNCPVEKALDMAEGFREAIRDFRFAWEGKGFSIGVSIGLVPVTEADQHMGRLLSAADTACYAAKEGGRNRVHVYRPDDDQLMERHGQMQWVARLHDALDSDRLRLYAQPIVPLVAGRDIHYEILVRLEEDGRMISPGSFIPAAERYNLMPRIDEWVFRNVMAWVGDTYRQRGRVEGTWCINLSGTTLNDDRLLAEICARLEQAALPAGSICFEITESSAVANLSRVVSFIGEVKRLGCAFALDDFGSGLSSFTYLKTLPVDYLKIDGSFIRDIARDPADRAMVEAINTIGHTMGLATVAEFVEDEAILQALSEIGIDYAQGYHVGMPRPLAEMGQVRMMPR; encoded by the coding sequence ATGCACGCAAGCGATATCGACATCCTCTGGGTGGTGTTCTGTTCCGGTCTGGTCTTCCTCATGCAGGCCGGCTTCCTGTGCCTGGAGTCGGGGCTCACGCGCAGCAAGAACGCGGTGAACGTCGCGCTCAAGAATCTGGTCGATTTCGCGGTGGCCGTGGCCCTCTACTGGCTGTTCGGTTTCGGGCTGATGTTCGGTGCATCGGCCGCCGGGCTGATCGGCGGCGACCGCTTCATGGTGGCGGTGGGCCATGGCGCCGCTGCTTCGCTGGCGGCTTTCTTCTTTTTCCAGGCGATGTTCTGTTCCACCGCGGCGACCATCGTGTCCGGCGCGGTGGCGGAGCGCATGCGCTTTTCCGCCTATCTCGCGGTGGCGGCCATCATCGGCGGCGTGATCTACCCGGTGTTCGGCCACTGGGCCTGGGGTGGGGCGCTCGGCGGCGAACGTGGCTGGCTGGCGGAGCTCGGCTTCGTCGATTTCGCCGGTTCCACTGTGGTGCACAGCGTCGGCGGCTGGGTGTCGCTGGCGGCGGTGCTGCTGATCGGCCCGCGGCGCGGCCGCTTCGATGGCGGCGGCGTGCAGGCCATTTCCGGCGGCAACCTGCCGCTGTCCATGCTGGGCGTGATGTTGCTGCTGTTCGGCTGGTTCGGCTTCAACGGCGGCAGCACGCTGGCGCTGGACGCCCGGGTGCCGGGCATCCTGGTCAATACCGTGCTTGGTGCGGTTGCCGGCGTGCTGATGGCCCTGGGCGTTAGCTGGTGGATGCGCGGCTATGCCGATGTGGTGCAGACCCTGAACGGTGCCATCGCCGGGCTGGTGGCGGTGACTGCCGGCGCCCATGTGCTCGATGCCGGCAGCGCGCTGCTGGTCGGCGGCGTGGGCGCGTTGGCGATGATCGTCTGCCACGAATGCCTGCTGCAGCGGCGCATCGACGACGCGGTCGGCGCCATTCCGGCGCACCTGGCCGCCGGGGTCTGGGGCACGCTGGCAGTGGCGCTCTTCGGCGACCTCGCCGCGCTTGGCACCGGCCTGGGTCGGGGCGATCAGCTCTTCGTCCAGGCGCTGGGGATCGTGGTCTGCGGCGCGTGGGCCTTCGGTGCGGCCTGGCTGCTGCTGAAGGGCCTCAACCGGCTGATGCCGCTGCGGGTGTCGCCCGAGCACGAGCATGTCGGCCTCAACGTCTCCGAGCATGGGGCGCGCACCGAGCTGCTCGATCTGCTGCAGGCGATGGAGGTGCAGGAGCGCACGGGTCAGTTGGCGGTGCGGGTGCCGGTCGAGCCCTTCACCGAGGTCGGCCAGATCGCCGCCAGCTACAACCGGGTGATGGACGCCTTGGAGCGCGCGGTGGCGCAGACCCGTGCCGTCATCCGCGACGTGCGCGACGGCATCATCACCTTCAATCGCGACGGCCTGCTGCGCAGCCTCAACCCGGGTGCGGAAAAACTCTTCGGCATGCCGGCCGTGCAGGCCATCGGCATGCCGGTCGTGCGCCTTTTCGGCGACGGCCACTTGATGCCGGAGCACCAGCTGCGCCGCCTGATGGTGCCGGGCGACAAGACCGAGCTGCGCCTGCACCGGCGCGGCCTGCCACCGCGGGTGCTGGAGGTGTCGGTGAGCGAGAGCGCGCTCGAAGGAGAGCTCCTGTTCACCGGCCTGGTGCGCGACGTTACCGACCGCCGCTCGATGGAAGACCAGCTGCAGCGCGAGCGCGACCTTGCCCAGGTGACGCTGGCCTCGATCGGCGACGGCGTCATCACCACCGACGAAGCGGGGCTGATCCAGTACCTCAACCCGACCGCCGAGCAGCTCACCGGCTGGACCACGGCGGAGGCGCGCGGGCGCAACATCGCGACCGTCTACCGTCTGCAAGACGAGGCCAGCGGCGCGGCGCTGGAAAATCCGGTTAAGTCGGTGCTCGCCCACGGTCGCGATACCCGCAGCACCGAGCATGCGCTGCTGCGTAGACGCGACGGCGAGCTGATCCCGGTGCAGGACACTGCGGCCCCCATCCGCAGCCGGCTCGGTTACCTGATGGGCGTGGTGCTGGTGTTCCACGACGTCACCGTCACCCTCAACCTCACCCGCGAACTCACCCGCCAGGCCAGTCAGGATGCGCTTACCGGCATCCCCAACCGGCGCGAGTTCGAGCGCCGCCTGGCCGACCTGATCAACCGGCCGCCGGCGCGCGGCGCTACGCATGTGCTGTGCTACCTCGATCTCGACCAGTTCAAGGTGGTGAACGACACCTGCGGTCACGTGGCCGGCGACGAGCTGCTGCGTCAGGTCACCGCGCTGCTGCGCGGTCGCATGCGGGCGGCCGACCTGCTGGCGCGGCTCGGCGGCGACGAGTTCGGCGTCATCTTCTTCAACTGCCCGGTGGAGAAGGCGCTGGATATGGCGGAGGGCTTCCGCGAGGCGATCCGCGACTTCCGCTTCGCCTGGGAGGGCAAGGGTTTTTCCATCGGCGTCAGCATCGGCCTGGTGCCGGTGACCGAGGCCGACCAGCACATGGGGCGCCTGCTGTCGGCTGCCGATACCGCCTGCTATGCCGCCAAGGAAGGCGGCCGCAACCGGGTGCACGTCTATCGTCCGGACGACGACCAGCTGATGGAGCGCCACGGCCAGATGCAGTGGGTGGCGCGGCTGCACGACGCGCTCGATAGCGACCGCCTGCGCCTTTATGCCCAGCCCATCGTGCCGCTGGTGGCGGGGCGCGACATCCACTACGAGATCCTCGTCCGCCTCGAGGAGGACGGCCGCATGATCAGCCCCGGCAGCTTCATCCCGGCGGCCGAACGCTACAACCTGATGCCGCGCATCGACGAGTGGGTGTTCCGCAACGTGATGGCCTGGGTCGGCGATACCTACCGCCAGCGCGGGCGGGTGGAGGGCACCTGGTGCATCAACCTGTCGGGCACCACGCTCAACGATGACCGCCTGCTGGCCGAGATCTGCGCCCGGCTGGAACAGGCTGCCTTGCCGGCCGGTTCGATCTGCTTCGAAATCACCGAAAGCTCGGCTGTGGCCAACCTGTCGCGGGTGGTGAGCTTCATCGGCGAAGTGAAGCGGCTGGGCTGCGCCTTCGCGCTCGACGACTTCGGCAGCGGGCTATCGTCCTTCACCTACCTGAAGACGCTGCCGGTGGATTACCTGAAGATAGACGGCAGCTTCATCCGCGACATTGCGCGCGACCCGGCCGACCGGGCGATGGTGGAGGCGATCAACACCATCGGCCACACCATGGGGCTGGCGACGGTGGCCGAGTTCGTCGAGGACGAGGCCATCCTGCAGGCCCTGAGCGAGATCGGCATCGACTACGCCCAGGGCTATCACGTCGGCATGCCGCGCCCGCTCGCCGAGATGGGCCAGGTGCGGATGATGCCGCGCTAG
- a CDS encoding ABC transporter permease, whose translation MNRERRTPGFYLLGAVFVAFVLFLYGPMFGIFVLSFQGPEGGLTFPLRGLSLHWFAKLFEGIGVIDIGAAFRRSLALGAVVMVLTMLLSLLAGLAFRKRFKGSTLVFYVSIASLIMPSIIVSLGIGLQFRLIDTGIKALAESLGWTSLLESYTTAMGLYSSGLGAHLTWTLPFGLLIMFAVFNRFNPAYEEAAADLGATPWQRFRHVVLPMIAPSLVGVGMFGFTLSWDEIARSSQAIGDVNTLPLELQGLTTTVTTPVIYALGTLTTLVSFLVIGITLAALALLRRRAARRASA comes from the coding sequence ATGAATCGTGAACGCCGCACGCCCGGCTTCTACCTGCTCGGCGCCGTCTTCGTCGCTTTCGTGCTGTTCCTGTACGGGCCGATGTTCGGCATCTTCGTGCTCAGCTTCCAGGGCCCGGAAGGCGGGCTCACCTTCCCGCTGCGCGGCCTGTCGCTGCACTGGTTCGCCAAGCTCTTCGAAGGCATCGGCGTGATCGACATCGGCGCCGCCTTCCGCCGTTCGCTGGCGCTGGGCGCGGTGGTGATGGTGCTCACCATGCTGCTGTCGCTGCTTGCCGGGCTGGCTTTCCGCAAGCGCTTCAAGGGCAGCACGCTGGTGTTCTACGTCAGCATCGCCAGCCTCATCATGCCGTCCATCATCGTCTCGCTCGGCATCGGCCTGCAGTTCCGGCTGATCGATACCGGCATCAAGGCGTTGGCCGAATCGTTGGGCTGGACCAGCCTGCTGGAGAGCTACACCACCGCGATGGGGCTCTACAGCTCCGGCCTCGGCGCCCACCTCACCTGGACGCTGCCTTTTGGCCTGCTGATCATGTTCGCGGTGTTCAACCGCTTCAACCCGGCCTACGAGGAAGCCGCCGCCGACCTTGGCGCCACGCCCTGGCAGCGCTTCCGCCATGTGGTGCTGCCGATGATCGCGCCCAGCCTGGTCGGTGTCGGCATGTTCGGCTTCACGCTCAGCTGGGACGAGATTGCACGTTCGTCGCAGGCCATCGGCGACGTCAACACGCTGCCGCTGGAACTGCAGGGGCTGACGACCACCGTGACCACGCCGGTGATCTATGCGCTGGGCACCCTCACCACGTTGGTGTCCTTCCTGGTGATAGGTATCACGCTCGCCGCACTGGCCCTGCTGCGACGCCGTGCCGCGCGGCGGGCAAGCGCGTGA
- a CDS encoding ABC transporter permease, whose amino-acid sequence MPSVAATLPDTPTAASASPARPAGRSLPAWLQAMPLSAAFAVFFIVPLLLVLMISFWDYNEYEIIPAFTLRNYIDIFAGCVGGEDLCVTAKTYLSTFKFSFLVWAITLVLGFAVAYFLAFHVRGTGTQTLLFILCTVPFWTSNVIRMISWVPLLGRHGLVNQSLMSVGLIDEPIEWLLFSDFSVVLAFVHLYTLFMIVPIFNSMMRIDRSLLEAASDAGASAWQTLWNVVVPLSRTGIIIGSIFVITIVMGDFVTVGVMGGQQIASIGKTIQVQTSYLQFPIAAANAVILLAIVLMIIWSLTRLVDIRKEL is encoded by the coding sequence ATGCCTTCCGTAGCCGCGACGCTTCCCGACACGCCAACGGCGGCCTCCGCCTCACCGGCCCGGCCCGCCGGCCGCAGCCTGCCGGCCTGGCTGCAGGCCATGCCGCTGTCGGCCGCCTTCGCCGTCTTCTTCATCGTCCCGCTGCTGCTGGTGCTGATGATCAGCTTCTGGGACTACAACGAATACGAGATCATCCCGGCCTTCACGCTGCGCAATTACATCGACATCTTCGCCGGCTGCGTCGGTGGCGAAGACCTGTGCGTGACGGCCAAGACCTATCTGTCCACCTTCAAGTTCAGCTTCCTGGTGTGGGCGATCACCCTGGTGCTCGGCTTCGCGGTGGCCTACTTCCTCGCCTTCCATGTGCGGGGCACCGGCACCCAGACCCTGCTCTTCATCCTGTGCACCGTGCCGTTCTGGACCTCCAACGTCATCCGCATGATTTCCTGGGTGCCGCTGCTCGGCCGCCACGGGCTGGTGAACCAGAGCCTGATGTCCGTCGGCCTGATCGACGAGCCGATCGAGTGGCTGCTGTTCTCCGACTTCTCGGTGGTGCTGGCCTTCGTGCACCTGTACACCCTGTTCATGATCGTGCCCATCTTCAACTCGATGATGCGCATCGACCGCAGCCTGCTCGAAGCCGCGTCGGACGCCGGCGCCTCGGCCTGGCAGACGCTGTGGAACGTGGTGGTGCCGCTGTCGCGCACCGGCATCATCATCGGCTCCATCTTCGTCATCACCATCGTGATGGGCGACTTCGTCACCGTGGGCGTGATGGGCGGCCAGCAGATCGCCTCCATCGGCAAGACCATCCAGGTGCAGACCTCCTACCTGCAGTTCCCCATCGCCGCTGCCAACGCGGTGATCCTGCTCGCCATCGTGCTGATGATCATCTGGTCGCTGACCCGGCTGGTCGACATCCGCAAGGAGCTGTGA
- a CDS encoding PotD/PotF family extracellular solute-binding protein — protein MSDRKPTDVSAATDTPADPTRRLLLKGAAAGAGVLAFPFVHASEKPVLRYLGTAVNQSKEIADQFFKDTGIRIEYIPVTTDDVTKRAVTAPHSFDIIDTEYFSLKKIIPTGNLMGIDARRVKNADKITPLFTRGEIDGKAVGDQGTAPKKVMFLEGANSKVFAKAPTQFMTLIPTVYNADTLGIRPDLIGRPIESWAELLNPQFKGKAAILNIPSIGIMDAAMAVEAAGIYKYPDKGNMSKAEIDLTIKALIEAKKRGQFRALWKDFNESVSLMASGEVVIQSMWSPAVTKVRSMGVPCTFQPLKEGYRAWAAGFGLPKTLSGAKLDAAYEFINWFLDGWAGAFLNRQGYYSAVLETAKAKMEAYEWAYWMEGKPAEKDIKGPDGTVLEKAGKVRDGGSYAQRMGGIACWNSVMDENNYMVQKWNEFVAA, from the coding sequence ATGTCCGACCGCAAGCCGACCGACGTTTCCGCCGCCACCGACACCCCCGCCGACCCCACCCGCCGCCTGCTGCTCAAGGGCGCCGCGGCCGGCGCCGGCGTGCTCGCCTTTCCCTTCGTGCATGCCTCGGAAAAGCCGGTGCTGCGCTACCTCGGCACCGCGGTGAACCAGAGCAAGGAGATCGCCGACCAGTTCTTCAAGGACACCGGCATCCGCATCGAATACATTCCGGTGACCACCGACGACGTCACCAAGCGCGCCGTCACCGCGCCGCACTCTTTCGACATCATCGACACCGAGTACTTCTCGCTGAAGAAGATCATCCCTACCGGCAACCTGATGGGCATCGACGCCCGCCGGGTGAAGAACGCCGACAAGATCACGCCGCTGTTCACCCGTGGCGAGATCGACGGCAAGGCGGTGGGCGACCAGGGCACCGCGCCGAAGAAGGTGATGTTCCTCGAAGGCGCCAATTCCAAGGTCTTCGCCAAGGCGCCGACCCAGTTCATGACGCTGATCCCCACGGTCTACAACGCCGACACCCTGGGCATCCGTCCCGACCTGATCGGCCGTCCGATCGAGTCCTGGGCCGAGCTGCTCAACCCGCAGTTCAAGGGCAAGGCCGCCATCCTCAACATTCCGTCGATCGGCATCATGGATGCGGCGATGGCGGTGGAAGCGGCCGGCATCTACAAGTACCCGGACAAGGGCAACATGAGCAAGGCCGAGATCGACCTCACCATCAAGGCGCTGATCGAAGCCAAGAAGCGCGGCCAGTTCCGCGCGTTGTGGAAGGACTTCAACGAGTCCGTCAGCCTGATGGCCTCGGGCGAGGTGGTGATCCAGTCGATGTGGTCGCCCGCGGTCACCAAGGTGCGCTCGATGGGCGTGCCCTGCACCTTCCAGCCGCTCAAGGAAGGCTATCGTGCCTGGGCCGCCGGCTTCGGCCTGCCGAAGACGCTCAGCGGCGCCAAGCTCGACGCCGCCTACGAGTTCATCAACTGGTTCCTCGACGGCTGGGCCGGCGCCTTCCTCAACCGCCAGGGCTATTACTCGGCGGTGCTGGAAACCGCCAAGGCCAAGATGGAGGCCTACGAATGGGCTTACTGGATGGAAGGCAAGCCGGCCGAGAAGGACATCAAGGGCCCGGACGGCACCGTGCTGGAGAAGGCCGGCAAGGTGCGCGACGGCGGCTCCTACGCCCAGCGCATGGGCGGCATCGCCTGCTGGAACTCGGTGATGGACGAGAACAATTACATGGTCCAGAAGTGGAACGAGTTCGTCGCCGCGTAA
- a CDS encoding ABC transporter ATP-binding protein, translating to MTASTNHLAALELVAVSKRYGDTTAVDAIDLKIAGGSYCCLLGPSGCGKTSTLRMIAGHELASDGDIVLGGRNITLLPAAARGTAMMFQSYALFPHLSVLDNVAFSLKMKGVDKATRHRRAHELLELVAMGSYAARLPSQLSGGQQQRVALARALITEPRALLLDEPLSALDPFLRVRMRAELKRWQKELGFTFVHVTHSQEEAMGLADLAVVMNHGRIEQAASPREIFEAPRTEFVARFIGNHNVIATPAGKIAVRSDRITLAADGDGVPVTVQACEYQGTFVQVALANAAGEEWAATVPDRDFFAAPIEPGASLRASWPAAAAHALQA from the coding sequence ATGACAGCCTCCACGAACCACCTCGCCGCACTCGAACTCGTTGCCGTATCCAAGCGCTACGGCGATACCACCGCCGTCGATGCCATCGACCTCAAGATCGCCGGTGGCAGCTACTGCTGCCTGCTCGGCCCCTCGGGCTGCGGCAAGACGTCCACGCTGCGCATGATCGCCGGGCATGAACTGGCGAGCGACGGCGACATCGTGCTCGGCGGGCGCAACATCACCCTGCTGCCGGCGGCGGCGCGCGGCACCGCGATGATGTTCCAGAGCTATGCGCTGTTCCCGCACCTGTCGGTGCTCGACAACGTCGCCTTCAGCCTCAAGATGAAGGGCGTGGACAAGGCCACCCGCCACCGCCGCGCCCACGAACTGCTCGAACTGGTGGCGATGGGCAGCTATGCCGCACGCCTGCCCAGCCAGCTCTCCGGCGGCCAGCAGCAGCGCGTCGCGCTGGCGCGCGCGCTGATCACCGAGCCCCGCGCGCTGCTGCTCGACGAGCCGCTGTCGGCGCTCGACCCCTTCCTGCGGGTGCGCATGCGCGCCGAACTCAAGCGCTGGCAGAAGGAGCTGGGCTTCACCTTCGTGCATGTCACCCATTCGCAGGAAGAGGCGATGGGTCTGGCCGACCTCGCGGTGGTGATGAACCACGGCCGCATCGAGCAGGCCGCCTCGCCGCGCGAGATCTTCGAGGCGCCGCGCACCGAGTTCGTCGCACGCTTCATCGGCAACCACAACGTCATCGCCACCCCGGCCGGCAAGATCGCGGTGCGCAGCGACCGCATCACGCTGGCCGCGGACGGCGACGGCGTACCCGTCACGGTGCAGGCCTGTGAATACCAGGGCACCTTCGTGCAGGTCGCGCTCGCCAACGCCGCCGGCGAGGAATGGGCCGCCACCGTGCCCGACCGCGACTTCTTCGCCGCCCCCATCGAACCCGGTGCCAGCCTGCGCGCCAGCTGGCCCGCCGCCGCCGCGCACGCGCTGCAGGCCTGA